The following proteins come from a genomic window of Paenibacillus swuensis:
- a CDS encoding transposase, with translation MSIHEVTFDQFRRKYHDEASCLPILISTKWPNGYRCPRCNCVDAHVITTRRLPLYECRNCKYQASLLVGTIMQGSRTLLHKWFQALFLIANPSASINAVQLSTIIEVTYKTAWLILHKLRHAIQQGDADQLLTGLVEVISAEYNPCNFHIKGFKTMRNEQPFVGGVSLNYGDVSYVKLKHVFIPKHHPNKELSYWDYSNFIENHVSHSVRVPFIHYGSRKENACDTLNIICDSVPVRINERYYGVSDKHLQSYLDEISYRINHSFKPNRAVSKLFKLFIGTPAVTYKQLISRKPMCLHEQIA, from the coding sequence GTGTCTATTCATGAAGTAACTTTCGATCAGTTTAGACGTAAGTATCATGATGAGGCTTCATGTCTGCCAATCCTGATCTCAACCAAATGGCCCAACGGTTACCGTTGTCCACGATGCAACTGCGTTGATGCCCATGTCATTACTACACGTCGACTCCCCCTGTATGAATGCCGCAACTGCAAGTATCAAGCTTCCCTTCTCGTGGGAACGATTATGCAAGGAAGCCGCACTTTGTTGCATAAATGGTTTCAAGCTTTATTTCTCATTGCTAACCCTTCAGCTTCAATCAACGCGGTGCAACTATCAACCATTATTGAAGTCACGTATAAGACGGCTTGGTTGATCCTTCATAAACTTCGCCATGCCATTCAGCAAGGAGATGCAGATCAGCTGCTCACCGGACTTGTCGAAGTGATTTCAGCGGAGTACAATCCGTGCAATTTCCATATTAAAGGCTTTAAGACGATGCGCAATGAGCAGCCATTTGTGGGAGGGGTCTCTCTTAACTATGGTGATGTTTCCTATGTCAAGCTGAAGCATGTTTTTATACCGAAACATCATCCTAACAAAGAACTTAGTTATTGGGATTATTCCAACTTCATTGAGAATCATGTCAGTCATTCTGTCCGAGTTCCTTTTATTCATTATGGTTCAAGAAAGGAGAACGCTTGCGACACATTAAATATCATCTGTGATTCTGTTCCTGTTCGAATAAACGAGCGATATTACGGGGTAAGCGACAAGCATTTACAATCGTATCTGGATGAAATCTCCTATCGGATCAACCATTCGTTTAAACCGAACCGTGCGGTTTCAAAATTATTTAAGCTGTTCATTGGTACACCTGCTGTTACTTATAAACAACTCATTTCACGCAAACCGATGTGCTTACATGAACAGATTGCTTAA
- a CDS encoding PAS domain-containing hybrid sensor histidine kinase/response regulator, whose protein sequence is MLSQVHFETIFNQASCGMAVISPSEGTWLKVNPSFAAMLGYTPAEMEGTLYDTYRSARSTDTPDSPDSLDFFFTQGRDADPLFTYKHSFNHKEGHPVVLSLQDSRMMESAPDALTSSILLQIIHHSAPANPLYSTNLIATAHRIALLGPWEWDLQQSVLYYSEDIRRIFNYALQPVEYSPDAFQALVHPEDREGAAEAISAVLKQGQSADHTLRILLPDNTVKTVHLTWEVTHDETGQPLKLIGMAQDITERTRMEEQLKESEQRYKSLFDHNPAAVYSMNLNGDYLTANANLERITGYSLEELIGMYWGPIVHPKDLAKTQYHFGKATEGIPQSYDLTIIHKDGRDIEINSTNIPIIIDNEVVGVYGITRDITERIRYTEQIEKLSYEHSLILNAVTEGIFGLNLEGTAMFINPAGAAMLGFQPDELIGTAYLGMLQQSGADGLQFTFGETPISRAVKEQVSHQNRESVFWRKDGSSFLVDYQVTPIFDKGEPKGAVVVFRDITSEKEIIQAKESAEHADRVKSEFLAIMSHELRTPMNGIMGMADLMADTELTEEQRSYLETIQFSSDALLYILNEILDFSKIEAGKMNLLQDPMDIANVLSQVTDLFAPKAAEKGIELRAEHGERMPVVLGDAGRLRQVLINLVGNAVKFTDRGHIHLSATAHSRSATGRVYAEFKVQDTGIGIPENLQNKLFQSFSQIHPAINRKYGGTGLGLAICKKLVELMGGSIGVDSEEGAGSLFYFVIPFEPAEGHSLDISMDRIQNSGPSQDLNSGHPETVTALPETVMKLPHPQDKALEPFGPLRILIVDDNTVNVQLLTAVVDKLGYTSSAASNGQDALQALDAADYDLIFMDIQMPVMDGLEATTIIRERYAHKSPYIVAVTAFAQSSDRTNALAAGMRDFISKPVFAPEVERVLRACAHMIKTS, encoded by the coding sequence GTGTTGTCACAAGTTCATTTTGAGACCATATTTAATCAAGCTTCCTGCGGTATGGCTGTCATTTCGCCGTCGGAGGGCACATGGCTGAAGGTTAATCCCTCGTTCGCGGCCATGCTGGGATACACCCCCGCAGAAATGGAAGGGACGCTTTATGATACTTATAGATCCGCGCGTTCAACGGATACCCCTGATTCACCGGATTCCCTTGATTTTTTCTTTACCCAAGGCAGGGATGCAGATCCCCTGTTCACATATAAACATTCCTTTAATCATAAGGAAGGACATCCAGTTGTTCTGTCTTTGCAAGACTCCCGAATGATGGAAAGTGCTCCTGATGCGCTGACTTCTTCCATTCTTTTGCAAATCATCCATCACTCGGCTCCTGCCAATCCATTATACTCCACCAACCTTATTGCCACAGCGCATCGGATCGCTCTTTTGGGTCCCTGGGAGTGGGATTTACAGCAATCGGTGCTCTACTACTCTGAAGATATAAGAAGAATATTCAATTACGCGCTGCAACCCGTTGAATATTCGCCGGATGCATTCCAGGCCCTGGTCCATCCCGAAGACCGCGAAGGCGCCGCCGAAGCTATTAGCGCGGTGTTGAAACAGGGGCAGTCTGCAGACCATACACTTCGTATTCTACTGCCGGACAATACTGTGAAAACCGTTCACTTAACCTGGGAAGTAACCCATGATGAAACCGGACAACCGCTCAAACTAATTGGGATGGCGCAAGATATCACGGAACGAACACGCATGGAAGAGCAGCTGAAAGAAAGCGAGCAGCGTTATAAATCCCTTTTTGACCACAATCCGGCCGCGGTGTATTCCATGAATTTGAACGGAGATTATTTGACGGCTAACGCAAACTTAGAAAGAATAACAGGTTACTCGCTGGAAGAGCTCATCGGCATGTACTGGGGCCCCATTGTGCATCCGAAGGATCTGGCCAAAACGCAGTATCACTTTGGGAAAGCGACCGAGGGCATCCCGCAAAGCTATGATTTGACCATTATTCATAAAGACGGCCGCGATATCGAAATTAACTCCACGAACATTCCGATTATTATCGATAACGAAGTGGTGGGTGTATACGGAATTACAAGAGATATTACGGAGCGGATCCGTTATACGGAACAAATTGAGAAACTCAGCTACGAGCACTCGCTCATTCTGAACGCTGTAACGGAAGGTATCTTCGGATTGAATCTGGAAGGCACCGCGATGTTCATTAATCCTGCGGGAGCGGCTATGCTTGGCTTTCAACCGGACGAGCTGATCGGCACCGCTTATCTGGGCATGCTGCAACAGTCCGGTGCGGACGGGCTGCAATTCACGTTTGGAGAAACGCCGATTTCCCGCGCTGTGAAGGAACAGGTCTCACATCAGAACAGGGAGTCCGTATTCTGGCGCAAGGACGGTTCCAGCTTTCTGGTTGACTACCAAGTGACGCCGATTTTTGATAAAGGGGAGCCTAAAGGCGCCGTTGTGGTATTTCGTGACATTACGAGCGAGAAGGAGATTATTCAGGCCAAAGAGTCGGCTGAGCACGCGGACCGTGTAAAATCCGAGTTTCTTGCCATTATGAGTCATGAACTGCGAACCCCGATGAACGGTATTATGGGCATGGCGGACCTGATGGCAGATACGGAACTGACGGAAGAACAACGGAGCTACCTTGAGACCATTCAATTCAGCAGTGACGCGCTCTTGTATATATTGAACGAGATTCTGGATTTCAGCAAAATTGAGGCAGGCAAAATGAACCTCCTCCAAGACCCCATGGACATCGCCAATGTCTTGAGCCAGGTTACCGATTTATTTGCGCCGAAAGCGGCGGAAAAGGGGATTGAATTGCGTGCTGAACATGGAGAACGAATGCCTGTGGTGTTGGGCGACGCCGGAAGGCTGCGGCAGGTTCTGATTAATCTGGTCGGAAACGCGGTCAAGTTTACGGATCGAGGACATATCCATCTCAGTGCGACAGCCCATAGCCGAAGCGCAACCGGTAGAGTCTATGCGGAGTTCAAAGTACAGGACACGGGCATCGGGATTCCGGAGAACCTGCAGAACAAGTTATTCCAGTCGTTCTCGCAAATCCACCCGGCCATCAATCGGAAATACGGCGGAACAGGTTTAGGGCTGGCTATATGCAAAAAGCTGGTTGAACTCATGGGCGGCTCCATCGGCGTCGACAGCGAGGAAGGCGCGGGTTCCTTGTTTTACTTTGTGATCCCTTTTGAACCGGCAGAAGGTCACTCGTTGGATATTTCCATGGATAGAATTCAGAACAGCGGACCTTCCCAGGATCTGAACTCCGGGCATCCGGAAACCGTGACGGCGTTACCGGAGACCGTGATGAAGCTGCCTCACCCGCAGGATAAAGCGCTTGAGCCCTTCGGACCGCTTCGCATCCTGATTGTGGATGACAATACTGTAAATGTTCAGCTTTTGACGGCGGTTGTGGATAAACTGGGCTACACTTCGTCGGCAGCAAGCAACGGGCAAGATGCTTTGCAAGCCTTGGATGCGGCCGATTACGACCTCATCTTCATGGACATTCAGATGCCGGTCATGGACGGACTGGAAGCTACAACCATCATCCGGGAACGCTATGCGCATAAATCGCCTTATATTGTGGCTGTGACCGCTTTTGCCCAGTCTTCGGATCGG